One Phaseolus vulgaris cultivar G19833 chromosome 4, P. vulgaris v2.0, whole genome shotgun sequence DNA window includes the following coding sequences:
- the LOC137838448 gene encoding uncharacterized protein, whose protein sequence is MDEVIPATFVGSKVTFTGMEDPEAHLTAFHMQMMLVGGSDAVRCKLFLSTLVGTAMDWFISLPDCHVTSFAQLSQLFREQYIANRAPPPNSYDLFDVRQYQGETLKEFVNRFRAQVVKVNTKDETMMVHVFRKGICPRSFSESLTRSRPKNFAEIMHRAMAHIVAEGEVNEKRVCVVPTRPRASTRALPMRVHEAATSKKSQGRKQPYEPRKPQARGRARENKPVRHNFVVELKDLIVVPNIAERLKMPTKTDKVLGPHKEAWCEFQLAFGHPIRNCLALGHQLDELVKSGFLNDYLAESQGSVTPATLGEDQRHEMPVHEEIHTISGGFLGGGCTTSQHKRYARSVMTMEAQVVDDVLDVDLAFTKADLRDVIPRDNDPMVVSVVTAGRKVHRVLMDQGSLADVMFWSTFNKLQLSPD, encoded by the coding sequence ATGGATGAGGTGATACCAGCCACGTTCGTAGGGTCGAAAGTCAcgttcactgggatggaggatccagaggctcatctcaccgCCTTCCATatgcagatgatgctggttggtGGTTCTGACGCTGTAAGGTGCAAGTTGTTCTTGAGCACGTTGGTAGGGACGgcaatggactggttcatcagccttccagattGCCACGTGACCTCATTCGCACAACTGTCGCAgttgttcagggagcagtatATTGCGAATCGCGCTCCCCCACCCAATTCTTACGATCTCTTTGAtgtaaggcaatatcagggggAGACACTGAAGGAGTTTGTTAATCGTTTTAgggcgcaggtggtgaaggtcaACACCAAGGACGAGACGATGATGGTTCATGTGTTTAGGAAGGGGATTTGTCCCAGGTCTTTCAGTGAATCCCTCACCAGGAGCCGCCCCAAGAACTTTGCTGAGATTATGCATCGTGCGATGGCTCACATCGTAGCAGAAGGAGAGGTGAATGAGAAGCGCGTGTGTGTTGTCCCCACGCGCCCACGAGCTTCGACGCGTGCGCTAcccatgagggtgcatgaggctgCCACGAGTAAGAAGAGCCAGGGGAGGAAGCAACCCTACGAGCCTAGGAAGCCTCAGGCTAGGGGGCGTGCGAGAGAGAATAAGCCTGTACGGCACAACTTCGTGGtagagttgaaggatttgatcgtcgtgcccaacatagcagaGAGGCTGAAGATGCCGacgaagactgacaaggtgctgggacctcacaaggaaGCTTGGTGTGAGTTTCAGCTGGCGTTTGGTCATCCCATACGCAACTGCTTGGCGTTGGGACATCAGTTGGACGAACTAGTGAAGAGTGGGTTCCTGAATGATTATCTGGCGGAGTCACAGGGGAGCGTGACCCCAGCAACGTTAGGAGAGGATCAGAGGCACGAAATGCCTGTCCATGAGGAGATCCATACCATCTCAGGTGGATTCTTAGGTGGAGGGTGCACTACCTCTCAACACAAGAGGTATGCCCGTTCGGTGATGACGATGGAGGCGCAGGTGGTGGACGACGTGCTTGACGTCGACCTTGCTTTCACGAAGGCTGACCTTCGCGATGTCATTCCACGTGACAACGACCCTATGGTAGTTTCTGTCGTAACCGCGGGgaggaaggtgcacagggtGTTAATGGACCAGGGCAGTTTGGCGGATGTAATGTTCTGGTCCACCTTTAATAAGTTGCAGCTATCTCCTGACTAG